A portion of the Pseudarthrobacter defluvii genome contains these proteins:
- a CDS encoding TetR/AcrR family transcriptional regulator: MQNAVNAPGKHTSRRSYDARRRRQLAEESLRTVRARARELFLAKGFGATTIAGIAEAAGVSAETVYKNFGGKPGLVRAIYEDSLLGAGGPPAEERSDLAQLTSTDPAALMEQFGRFTTEVSPLGAPVFLLIREAAAGGDATMAALLNEVEEARYRRMLHNARQLVGRGLLRPGLSAREAADVMFTCTAAELYETLVLKRGWSAERYGTFVGRTLAANLL, translated from the coding sequence ATGCAGAACGCCGTCAATGCCCCCGGGAAGCACACCTCCAGGCGCAGCTATGACGCACGGCGGCGTCGGCAGCTCGCCGAGGAGTCACTGCGAACGGTCCGCGCCCGCGCCCGCGAGTTGTTCCTGGCCAAGGGATTCGGCGCCACCACCATCGCCGGGATTGCCGAGGCTGCCGGAGTGTCGGCCGAGACCGTCTACAAGAACTTCGGCGGCAAACCGGGGCTGGTGCGGGCCATCTACGAGGACAGCCTCCTGGGCGCGGGTGGGCCGCCGGCCGAGGAACGGTCTGATCTTGCCCAGCTGACCAGCACTGATCCTGCAGCCCTCATGGAGCAGTTCGGCCGCTTCACCACCGAGGTGAGCCCGCTTGGGGCTCCGGTGTTCCTGCTCATCCGCGAGGCTGCCGCCGGCGGCGATGCCACCATGGCTGCCTTGCTGAACGAAGTGGAGGAGGCGCGGTACCGGCGGATGCTGCACAACGCGCGGCAGTTGGTGGGCCGGGGACTCCTCCGGCCGGGCCTCAGTGCCAGGGAGGCCGCGGACGTCATGTTTACCTGCACCGCGGCTGAGCTTTACGAGACGCTGGTCCTGAAACGCGGCTGGTCTGCTGAGCGGTACGGGACGTTCGTCGGCAGGACCCTGGCAGCGAACCTGCTTTGA
- the yidC gene encoding membrane protein insertase YidC, which translates to MDFFAAVMEPFRWLVSVILVAFHDGLGTAGMPAADGWTWTLAIIGLVLVIRAALIPVFLAQVRTQRRMRLLQPELKELQDRYKGRTDQASRQAMAQEQMALYKKHGTNPFSACLPLLIQAPFFLALFQVLSGISNAAPQGQGIGALGRDQAVQFDSASIFGAPLSASLLHGGGDPTAVAVLAVVMILVMIACQFLTQKLVSSRSMAGQDSESPLMRQQKILLYVLPLVFGVGGIFFPIGVLVYWTVSNLWTLGQQFLVFRKG; encoded by the coding sequence GTGGACTTTTTCGCGGCGGTGATGGAACCGTTTCGGTGGCTGGTGTCCGTCATCCTGGTGGCTTTCCATGACGGGCTGGGCACTGCAGGCATGCCGGCAGCAGATGGCTGGACGTGGACGCTGGCCATCATCGGGCTGGTCCTGGTTATCCGCGCCGCGCTGATCCCCGTTTTCCTGGCGCAGGTTCGCACCCAGCGCCGGATGCGCCTCCTGCAGCCGGAGCTTAAAGAGCTCCAGGACAGGTACAAGGGCAGGACGGACCAGGCATCCCGGCAGGCCATGGCCCAGGAACAGATGGCCCTGTACAAAAAGCACGGCACCAACCCGTTCTCCGCCTGCCTGCCGCTGCTGATCCAGGCGCCGTTCTTCCTGGCCCTGTTTCAGGTCCTGTCCGGAATCTCCAACGCCGCGCCGCAGGGCCAAGGTATCGGCGCGCTGGGCCGGGACCAGGCGGTCCAGTTCGATTCCGCCAGCATTTTTGGCGCGCCGCTGTCCGCCTCGCTGCTGCACGGCGGCGGCGACCCCACCGCCGTGGCCGTCCTCGCCGTCGTTATGATCCTGGTGATGATTGCCTGCCAGTTCCTGACGCAGAAACTGGTGTCCTCACGAAGCATGGCCGGGCAGGACAGCGAAAGCCCCCTGATGCGCCAGCAGAAGATACTCCTCTACGTCCTGCCGCTGGTATTCGGTGTGGGCGGGATCTTTTTTCCGATAGGCGTCCTGGTCTATTGGACGGTCTCCAACCTTTGGACCCTGGGGCAGCAGTTCCTGGTGTTCCGAAAGGGCTGA
- a CDS encoding SDR family oxidoreductase, which produces MILLVGATGDLGGRIARRLRESGQDVRCLVRSTTDASGLLAIGAEVVHGDLTERDTLLPACQGAATVIATATAISRRLQGQSTASIHDVDEVGMGHLIEAAEAAGVSRFVYLSFTGVATAVETPLQHAKLAIERRLAASAMQTVIVRSDAFQEVHFSPLSRFDMGAGKVSVIGKGDTKARWVAEDDVAALLCAVAIEPEPPRLVEFGGPESLTKNEASAVAGKLMHRRMKVRHMPRPVARLAVRLLSGRNDGLASALGAGLTSDLNVATWDDMPLRQRGINPKPVTDFLEEQARAMARPAR; this is translated from the coding sequence ATGATACTCCTGGTGGGGGCCACCGGTGATCTGGGCGGAAGAATCGCGAGGCGGTTGCGTGAATCCGGGCAGGATGTCCGCTGCCTGGTCAGGAGCACCACTGACGCTTCGGGCCTGCTGGCCATTGGAGCGGAGGTTGTCCACGGCGACCTCACTGAGCGCGACACGCTGCTCCCCGCTTGTCAGGGAGCAGCTACCGTGATCGCCACCGCCACGGCGATCAGCCGGAGGCTGCAGGGGCAAAGCACGGCCAGCATCCACGATGTCGACGAGGTGGGCATGGGCCACCTTATCGAGGCAGCGGAGGCAGCCGGCGTGAGCCGCTTCGTCTACCTCTCCTTCACCGGCGTTGCAACAGCAGTGGAGACACCCCTGCAGCACGCCAAGCTGGCCATCGAGAGGCGGCTCGCGGCCTCGGCCATGCAAACGGTCATCGTGAGGTCGGACGCATTCCAGGAAGTGCATTTCTCTCCCCTCAGCCGCTTCGACATGGGAGCCGGCAAAGTGTCGGTCATCGGCAAGGGCGACACCAAAGCCCGGTGGGTGGCTGAGGATGACGTCGCGGCGCTTCTCTGTGCCGTGGCGATCGAGCCGGAACCGCCGCGGCTGGTGGAGTTCGGCGGCCCCGAATCGCTCACGAAGAACGAAGCCAGCGCCGTGGCAGGGAAATTAATGCACCGAAGGATGAAAGTCCGGCATATGCCGCGCCCCGTAGCGCGCCTCGCTGTCCGCCTGCTGTCAGGCCGTAACGACGGCCTCGCCTCCGCGCTGGGGGCGGGCCTGACGTCGGACCTCAACGTGGCCACTTGGGACGACATGCCGCTCCGCCAACGCGGGATCAACCCGAAGCCTGTGACGGACTTCCTGGAAGAACAGGCACGGGCAATGGCCCGGCCCGCGAGGTAA
- a CDS encoding nuclear transport factor 2 family protein, which translates to MDTPNGVDRLPDGPVRRIFNAAGQHNLDAMMAEFADDYVNTTPNHPSRSFTGSAQVRSNWSALFAGIPDLSVEVSDAATGTDGKVWVEWGSHGTRRDGTAVEQAGVGIFSLRGNQVAAVRFYLEPVDQDAGDVNAAVRAIAGTGSEGALR; encoded by the coding sequence ATGGACACGCCGAACGGCGTGGACCGCCTCCCCGACGGCCCTGTTCGCCGCATTTTCAACGCAGCCGGGCAACACAACCTCGACGCCATGATGGCCGAATTTGCCGACGACTACGTCAATACCACTCCCAACCACCCCTCCCGCAGCTTCACCGGAAGCGCCCAGGTGCGGTCCAACTGGTCTGCGCTTTTCGCGGGCATCCCCGACCTAAGCGTGGAGGTGTCCGATGCCGCGACCGGAACCGACGGCAAAGTCTGGGTTGAGTGGGGATCCCATGGCACCCGCCGCGACGGCACCGCCGTCGAGCAGGCGGGAGTGGGTATCTTCAGCCTTCGTGGCAACCAGGTCGCAGCCGTAAGGTTCTACCTGGAGCCAGTGGATCAGGACGCCGGGGACGTCAATGCCGCGGTCCGGGCGATCGCCGGGACCGGCTCAGAAGGAGCCTTGAGATGA